From the Saimiri boliviensis isolate mSaiBol1 chromosome X, mSaiBol1.pri, whole genome shotgun sequence genome, one window contains:
- the RTL9 gene encoding retrotransposon Gag-like protein 9, with protein MSVPLHSLQFNNTTREENVEPPNKRMAFSRPMTETRADVQILHSHIQLPVVSTSASDPGGTSIQLMTSPAFDTMSAPLMGVTNSGASSPPLMPTSDSGELSPLLMPVSDPGALSPLLMPALDSETLSPLLSTSEYGLMSPEMMTIPDFGTISTSLTVAPDSAEVSPLAVPTPSSGAVSTPIMSTSSSEAMSTPLMLAPDSGEISPILMPDMNPGVMSTQPMPAPSSEEMSPLQITDEDTEAMSKVLMTALATGEISSLLMSGTDSEAISSLIMSALASEGTSTQETSIQNSGGISTPLMSDPHAGVLSSLLMLAPDSEVMSTPLPSVPDAGEMSILPKPAPDAEAMSPAVMMALPSGVMPTQIMSVQGSGVMFPWSTQNLDSEIMSTLPLRGTASGMMSAPPVRASDSGAMSTPLMGAPASGNMSALQKTVPVSGAMTTPLMTVTSSGVMSTEQMSAKASRVRSTQLTMSKTSRARPKRSVKATAKQRARASASRKMSTPLRRAPASGAMPTQSIMATASETMSTPQMRTTASGLTSAPQMKAMTSGAMSTPLMTAQTSGSTSTLLMRDAAPGMMPCPQMRALDSGALSQPLMTPQASGTMLMEQMTTTTSGAVSTLLMRDTASGALSMPQMTYTASGGMSSLLMRDAASGAMSTSQMTDTVSGGMSMPLMGAQDPGEIPASLMRATASGKMPSQPASTQDPGGMSMSSMRSVTTAGMQMSAPTSDMMSTPTRRAWTSETMSTPLMRTSGSGERPSLLTRASSSGEMSLPLMRAPASGEIATPLRAPAYGAMSAPQMTATASGMMSMPQVNAPISGAMSMPLMRSTASGGMSMPLMRAPDSGVTSAPQMMPTASGDMCTLPVRAPASVGLSPPLVRAPASGTMFTPLRRPSACEAVSTELMRTSASGHMSTAQTTAMVSGGMSKPLMRAPASETMPMPLMSSMAPKEMSMPLMETMASGAMSTLQSSVANSRSMSMPQTTYTVSGGMATAPIRASASGAMSTSFMRASVSGMMSVPLPRATASGCGMGVSMPQMTATDSRGMSTPLMRAPGPGIMSTPQTAFGVMPTLEIKAKDSGEASTSHINITASGSKPRPHMTATIPETTNSPREEVPSFGMLTPALCYLLEEQEAARGSCPVEEEMEIDEEKQMKGFLDDSERMAFLVSLHLGAPERWFILQMEVGHPLSDENKSFLRRSQGLYDSLSEIDVLSAVLCHPKQGQKSVRQYATDFLLLARHLSWSDAILRTRFLEGLSEAVTTKMGRIFLKVAGSLKELIDRSLYTECQLAEEKDYPGNSSQVLPTACKRNNEEATENELSSQQQTEEHQHVPKRCYYLKEHEDPQEGLHDHLGQSTGHHQKAHTNK; from the exons ATGTCAGTACCCTTACACTCACTGCAATTCAACAATACAACGAGGGAGGAAAATGTTGAGCCCCCAAACAAGCGGATGGCCTTCTCTAGACCAATGACAGAGACTAGAGCAGACGTCCAGATTCTGCATTCTCATATACAGTTGCCTGTAGTCTCGACTTCAGCCTCAGATCCTGGAGGGACATCCATACAGTTGATGACATCTCCAGCCTTTGACACCATGTCTGCACCTCTAATGGGAGTAACAAACTCTGGAGCCTCGTCCCCACCCTTAATGCCAACCTCAGACTCTGGGGAACTTTCCCCATTGCTAATGCCAGTCTCAGACCCCGGGGCACTGTCCCCATTGCTAATGCCAGCCCTAGATTCTGAAACATTGTCCCCACTGCTGTCTACTTCAGAGTATGGGTTAATGTCCCCAGAGATGATGACAATTCCTGACTTTGGAACAATATCCACATCACTAACGGTAGCACCAGATTCTGCAGAGGTATCACCATTGGCAGTGCCAACTCCATCCTCTGGAGCGGTGTCTACACCTATAATGAGCACTTCATCCTCTGAGGCAATGTCCACACCATTAATGCTAGCCCCAGATTCTGGAGAGATATCCCCAATCCTAATGCCAGATATGAATCCTGGAGTGATGTCTACACAGCCAATGCCAGCTCCCAGCTCTGAGGAAATGTCCCCATTGCAAATTACAGATGAAGATACTGAAGCAATGTCCAAAGTACTAATGACTGCCTTAGCCACTGGAGAGATATCTTCGCTGCTAATGTCAGGCACAGACTCTGAAGCGATATCCTCACTGATAATGTCAGCCCTGGCTTCTGAAGGAACATCAACCCAGGAAACAAGCATCCAAAACTCTGGGGGAATATCTACCCCACTCATGTCAGACCCACATGCTGGAGTACTGTCTTCACTTTTAATGTTAGCTCCAGACTCTGAAGTAATGTCCACACCGCTACCGTCAGTCCCAGATGCTGGAGAAATGTCCATATTACCAAAACCAGCTCCAGATGCTGAAGCAATGTCCCCAGCAGTCATGATGGCCCTACCTTCTGGAGTGATGCCCACCCAGATTATGTCAGTCCAAGGCTCTGGAGTGATGTTTCCATGGTCAACACAAAATCTAGACTCTGAAATCATGTCTACTCTGCCACTGAGAGGTACAGCCTCTGGGATGATGTCTGCACCACCAGTAAGAGCTTCAGATTCCGGAGCAATGTCCACACCGCTAATGGGAGCCCCAGCCTCTGGAAATATGTCTGCATTGCAAAAGACAGTTCCAGTTTCTGGAGCCATGACCACCCCACTGATGACAGTCACAAGCTCTGGAGTGATGTCCACAGAGCAGATGTCAGCCAAAGCCTCTAGAGTAAGATCCACACAGTTAACGATGTCCAAAACTTCTAGAGCAAGGCCAAAACGCTCTGTGAAAGCCACGGCCAAACAGCGTGCGAGAGCCTCAGCCTCTAGAAAGATGTCCACGCCACTGAGGAGAGCTCCAGCATCTGGAGCAATGCCCACCCAGTCAATTATGGCCACAGCCTCTGAAACAATGTCTACGCCACAAATGAGAACCACGGCCTCAGGACTGACATCTGCACCACAAATGAAAGCCATGACTTCTGGAGCAATGTCCACCCCACTAATGACAGCCCAAACCTCTGGATCAACATCCACACTGTTAATGAGAGATGCAGCCCCAGGTATGATGCCCTGTCCACAAATGAGAGCTCTGGACTCTGGAGCATTGTCCCAGCCACTAATGACACCCCAAGCCTCTGGAACAATGTTAATGGAACAAATGACAACCACAACTTCTGGAGCAGTGTCCACACTGCTAATGAGAGACACAGCTTCTGGAGCTCTGTCCATGCCGCAAATGACATACACAGCCTCTGGAGGGATGTCTTCACTGCTAATGAGAGATGCAGCTTCTGGAGCAATGTCCACATCACAAATGACAGACACAGTTTCTGGAGGGATGTCCATGCCACTAATGGGAGCTCAAGACCCAGGAGAAATACCTGCATCACTAATGAGAGCCACAGCTTCTGGAAAGATGCCCAGCCAGCCAGCGAGCACCCAAGATCCTGGAGGAATGTCCATGTCGTCCATGAGATCCGTGACTACTGCAGGTATGCAGATGAGTGCCCCAACCTCTGATATGATGTCCACACCAACAAGGAGAGCTTGGACCTCTGAAACAATGTCCACACCACTAATGAGAACCTCAGGCTCTGGAGAGAGGCCCTCACTGCTCACAAGGGCTTCATCCTCCGGAGAGATGTCCCTACCACTAATGAGAGCTCCAGCTTCTGGAGAGATAGCCACACCTCTGAGAGCCCCAGCCTATGGAGCCATGTCTGCTCCACAAATGACAGCCACAGCCTCTGGAATGATGTCCATGCCACAAGTGAATGCTCCCATCTCTGGAGCAATGTCCATGCCGCTAATGAGATCCACAGCCTCTGGAGGGATGTCCATGCCACTGATGAGAGCCCCAGACTCTGGAGTGACATCTGCACCACAAATGATGCCCACAGCTTCTGGAGACATGTGCACACTACCAGTGAGAGCCCCAGCCTCTGTAGGGCTGTCCCCACCACTAGTAAGAGCTCCAGCCTCTGGAACTATGTTCACACCATTAAGGAGACCCTCAGCCTGTGAAGCTGTGTCCACAGAGTTAATGAGAACTTCAGCCTCTGGACATATGTCCACTGCACAAACAACAGCCATGGTCTCTGGAGGGATGTCCAAGCCATTAATGAGAGCCCCAGCCTCTGAAACAATGCCCATGCCTTTGATGTCATCCATGGCTCCCAAAGAGATGTCTATGCCACTAATGGAAACCATGGCTTCTGGAGCAATGTCCACTTTGCAATCCAGTGTTGCAAACTCTAGATCTATGTCCATGCCACAAACAACATACACAGTGTCTGGAGGAATGGCCACAGCGCCAATCAGAGCCTCTGCTTCTGGAGCAATGTCCACATCATTTAtgagagcctcagtttctggAATGATGTCCGTGCCATTACCGAGAGCCACAGCCTCTGGATGTGGCATGGGGGTGTCCATGCCACAAATGACAGCCACAGATTCTAGAGGGATGTCCACACCACTAATGAGGGCCCCAGGCCCTGGAATAATGTCCACCCCACAGACAGCCTTTGGAGTGATGCCCACTCTGGAAATCAAAGCCAAAGACTCTGGAGAGGCATCCACTTCTCACATTAACATCACAGCCTCTGGATCAAAGCCCAGACCACACATGACTGCCACAATTCCTGAAACTACAAACTCACCACGAGAGGAAGTGCCATCCTTCGGAATGTTGACTCCAGCACTCTGTTACCTCTTAGAAGAGCAGGAAGCAGCCCGGGGCTCATGCCCTGTGGAGGAAGAGATGGAGATTGATGAGGAGAAGCAAATGAAAGGGTTTTTGGATGATTCTGAGAGAATGGCATTTCTGGTGTCACTTCATCTGGGAGCACCAGAGAGGTGGTTCATCTTGCAGATGGAGGTAGGACACCCCCTCTCAGATGAAAATAAATCTTTCCTGAGAAGATCCCAGGGCTTATATGACTCCCTATCTGAGATAGACGTTCTCAGTGCTGTTCTTTGCCATCCCAAACAGGGCCAAAAGTCAGTCAGGCAGTATGCCACTGACTTCCTGCTGCTGGCCCGACATTTATCTTGGTCTGATGCCATTCTACGGACCAGGTTTCTGGAAGGACTGTCAGAAGCTGTTACCACCAAAATGGGTCGGATCTTCCTGAAGGTGGCTGGCAGCCTAAAGGAGCTGATAGACAGGTCTCTCTACACCGAGTGCCAGCTGGCAGAAGAGAAGGATTACCCGGGCAACTCAAGCCAGGTCCTGCCAACAGCCTGTAAGCGGAATAATGAGGAGGCCACAGAGAATGAATTGAGCTCTCAGCAGCAGACTGAGGAG CACCAGCATGTACCCAAACGTTGTTACTACCTGAAAGAGCATGAAGACCCCCAAGAAGGTCTTCATGACCACCTTGGACAGAGCACAGGCCATCATCAGAAGGCCCATACCAACAAGTAA